Proteins from a genomic interval of Nostoc sp. 'Peltigera membranacea cyanobiont' N6:
- a CDS encoding CHAT domain-containing protein yields MTKYLRWHRWFFLSILSILIVVNEPSLLMTQAANKEAQHSQAQFLTKKGLDQLNRDQSLQALETWKKAEKIYREIQFADGIIGSLINQSLALKSLGLYPRTCNKLLDALKMDRWICSSTLEQPAKPTKEAIKAAIHKINPTSVNLLGLQKLGDALRLIGKLDESETVLNEILLIAQTMIPKQDVSSILFSLGNNKESMYERVQNQYKWIEDTDFKKQAVNQIQQNALLSLNYYQQVNNTQNIPKSIKIKSQLRRLNILLDFDRWLKTQSKSGNKSLATVNANINQQIKPLIEELLKNSSIFYQLSPSESVFAQLNFAESLNKTSNKQLQSLAIQYAESALQSAKSIDSQRLESYSLGTLGKLKPENSQAYFESALALAQSIHALEIAYEWQQQLGNVYTKQGKSEAALQAYNSAIKNLSYIRGNLLASNPDAPFFFYEKVEPVYRSYMRLLLGNPYPNLNKVVQINEELQLAELENYLQCGRLDLVALDDLKNLAIIPSVIHIIDLGNSIEVVVQSPNKSLHHHSVEPKSVKVHADYLLQTLQDQSFANTKSSVILGYSQALYNSLIAPIKKYLPPDGTLVFTLDTSFQNLPMSLLHDGKDYLLKHYNIAETLGSKVRQPKLLPKKQLRALIAGLSKSSPSFQAANTPSYLTELPSVLEEIANVKEQTNSSLLLLNEEFTYKRFIKEVSTENFPIIHLTTHAQFNSVPQLTMFFSWDKPINLLEFDSLLKQKNQINEDTIELLVLSGCETAKGNKRSALGIAGIAAQAGARSTVATLWRVDDKSTALLMKEFYKELKDGKTKTEALRLAQLSLLSNPKYSHPYYWAGFLLIGCWL; encoded by the coding sequence ATGACTAAATATTTGCGTTGGCATAGATGGTTCTTCTTAAGCATTCTCAGTATTTTGATAGTTGTTAACGAACCGTCTTTACTTATGACTCAGGCTGCGAATAAAGAAGCACAACATAGTCAGGCACAATTTCTTACTAAAAAAGGACTTGATCAGCTAAATAGAGATCAGTCGTTGCAAGCCCTTGAAACTTGGAAAAAAGCTGAGAAAATTTATCGCGAAATTCAATTTGCCGATGGCATTATTGGAAGCTTGATTAACCAAAGTCTCGCCTTAAAATCTTTAGGCTTGTACCCTAGAACATGCAATAAACTTTTAGATGCTTTAAAGATGGATAGATGGATCTGTTCTTCAACGCTTGAGCAGCCTGCCAAACCTACCAAAGAAGCTATCAAAGCAGCCATTCATAAGATAAATCCAACATCAGTAAACCTGCTGGGATTACAAAAGCTAGGAGATGCTTTACGTTTAATTGGTAAGTTAGATGAATCTGAAACAGTTTTAAATGAAATATTGTTAATTGCTCAGACAATGATACCAAAGCAAGATGTTAGTTCTATTTTATTTTCATTGGGTAACAATAAAGAGTCTATGTACGAGAGAGTCCAAAATCAATATAAGTGGATAGAAGATACAGATTTTAAGAAACAAGCTGTTAATCAGATTCAGCAAAATGCACTTTTATCACTGAATTATTATCAACAGGTAAATAACACACAAAATATTCCTAAGTCGATAAAAATAAAATCTCAGCTACGCCGTTTAAATATATTGCTAGATTTTGATAGATGGCTGAAAACACAGTCTAAGTCGGGTAATAAAAGTTTAGCCACTGTTAACGCTAATATTAACCAACAAATTAAACCTTTAATAGAGGAACTGCTGAAAAATTCTTCAATATTTTATCAATTATCTCCTAGTGAATCTGTTTTTGCCCAGCTTAATTTTGCTGAAAGCCTGAATAAGACTTCAAATAAACAATTGCAATCATTAGCCATTCAATATGCTGAATCCGCTTTGCAAAGTGCTAAAAGCATTGACAGCCAAAGATTAGAATCGTATAGCTTAGGCACTCTAGGCAAATTAAAGCCAGAAAACTCACAAGCATATTTTGAATCCGCTCTAGCCTTGGCACAATCAATTCATGCATTGGAAATTGCTTATGAATGGCAGCAGCAGTTGGGCAATGTGTACACAAAACAGGGTAAATCTGAAGCAGCTCTTCAAGCTTATAATTCAGCTATTAAAAACCTTAGTTACATTCGGGGAAACCTTTTAGCCAGCAATCCAGATGCACCATTCTTCTTTTATGAAAAAGTAGAGCCTGTATATCGTAGTTATATGCGATTACTACTAGGGAATCCTTACCCCAATTTAAATAAAGTCGTTCAAATCAACGAAGAACTTCAACTAGCAGAGTTGGAAAATTATCTTCAATGTGGCAGACTTGACCTTGTGGCTTTAGATGATCTTAAAAATTTAGCTATCATCCCTTCAGTAATTCACATTATTGATTTGGGCAATAGTATAGAGGTAGTTGTTCAGTCACCTAATAAATCCCTTCACCATCACTCTGTTGAGCCAAAGTCAGTTAAAGTTCATGCAGATTATCTTTTACAAACTTTACAGGATCAGAGCTTTGCTAATACTAAAAGCTCTGTGATTCTTGGTTATTCTCAAGCACTCTATAATTCACTAATTGCACCCATCAAAAAATATTTACCACCAGATGGAACACTAGTCTTTACTTTAGATACATCTTTCCAAAATTTACCTATGAGCTTGCTTCATGATGGAAAAGATTATTTACTGAAGCACTACAACATTGCTGAGACTTTGGGTTCTAAAGTTCGGCAACCTAAACTCTTACCTAAAAAACAGTTAAGAGCTTTAATTGCTGGACTCTCTAAATCGAGTCCCAGCTTCCAAGCTGCAAATACTCCTTCATACCTGACAGAACTGCCATCTGTGCTAGAAGAAATAGCAAACGTCAAAGAGCAAACCAACTCTTCACTCTTGTTGCTCAATGAAGAGTTCACTTATAAACGCTTTATCAAAGAAGTAAGTACAGAGAATTTTCCGATTATTCACTTAACAACTCACGCTCAATTCAATTCAGTTCCTCAACTGACAATGTTTTTTAGCTGGGACAAGCCAATCAACTTATTAGAGTTTGACAGTTTACTCAAACAAAAAAATCAAATTAATGAAGATACAATTGAGTTATTGGTTTTAAGTGGTTGTGAAACAGCTAAGGGAAATAAGCGCTCGGCGTTAGGAATCGCTGGGATCGCAGCCCAAGCAGGAGCAAGGAGTACTGTAGCAACTTTATGGCGCGTAGATGACAAATCTACCGCTCTCCTCATGAAAGAATTTTACAAGGAGTTGAAAGATGGTAAAACTAAAACAGAGGCACTACGTCTTGCACAATTGAGTTTGCTGTCAAATCCAAAATACTCACACCCTTACTATTGGGCAGGTTTCCTCCTCATAGGCTGTTGGCTTTGA
- a CDS encoding protein kinase family protein, translated as MSYCINPLCPHRQNPDDVENCLCCGTSLLINNRIRLIKPLKALTDNPYNYFDVFEVDDAGTRWHPVREQRVMKVLKWNTPKLTELIERESLTLQLIRHPKIPRSTLEDYFTVVPNDSLLTLHCLIMNKFEGQNLEEWIEFNGRISQSLALEWLKQLVEILDTVHRSNFFHRDIKPSNIVLQPNSQLALVDFGTARRVTDTYLAKVSGSGGTSTGRGGVYEITAVVTPRYTPLEQINGQAVPQSDFYALGRTFVHLVTGTSLMRLPTDKNTGNLIWRNKAEQIDKPFADFIEELMAPLPGQRPQTTRVILQRLERLPLKSKLYRVITSKSFQLGAGIFGALSLFGLFYVSLPFIANYYLEQGKKSQQENRFADAQNHFKQAIKYNSNLTDSISQFYFDQADRRGNTLETSRKYYELAINFNPKYEDAYTNLALICQEISDENCIKTTYETLFRLNPKSWLGHYTLGSFYDDRTEYRLAEEQYKLAIKNNSQAVAAINNLSRLKNITGDYNTAVYLALDGLQKTKDPESQATLYKNLGWAKLGQKKYSEAKEYLEKATDLDSKRTDAYCLLAQVHEALGEINHARISWEVCLVAESNQLEVQQWRKQVLKRLLGDIVPGSSP; from the coding sequence GTGAGTTACTGTATCAATCCCCTGTGTCCTCACCGCCAAAATCCCGACGACGTTGAAAATTGTCTCTGTTGTGGGACTTCACTACTGATTAACAACCGTATCCGTCTAATAAAACCATTAAAAGCCCTTACTGATAATCCGTACAACTACTTTGATGTTTTTGAAGTAGATGACGCTGGTACTAGGTGGCATCCAGTTCGTGAACAACGAGTCATGAAAGTTCTGAAATGGAATACACCTAAGCTTACAGAGCTAATCGAGCGAGAATCTCTCACTTTGCAACTCATTCGACATCCAAAAATTCCTCGTAGCACCTTAGAAGATTATTTTACTGTTGTTCCAAACGATAGTCTTCTAACACTACATTGCTTAATTATGAACAAATTTGAGGGACAGAACCTAGAGGAATGGATAGAATTTAATGGGAGAATCTCACAATCTTTAGCACTGGAATGGCTTAAACAGTTAGTTGAAATCCTTGATACAGTACACCGCTCTAATTTTTTTCATCGTGATATTAAACCTTCTAATATAGTTCTTCAGCCAAATAGTCAACTGGCATTAGTTGATTTTGGTACTGCACGGCGAGTTACTGACACCTACCTAGCTAAAGTTAGTGGAAGTGGGGGAACCAGTACAGGCAGAGGAGGGGTATATGAAATTACAGCTGTCGTCACACCTCGCTATACCCCTTTAGAGCAAATAAATGGACAAGCTGTACCCCAATCAGATTTTTATGCTTTAGGGCGAACCTTTGTGCATTTAGTCACGGGCACTTCATTGATGCGTCTGCCAACAGATAAAAACACAGGAAATCTAATTTGGAGAAATAAAGCAGAGCAGATTGACAAACCATTTGCTGATTTTATCGAAGAATTAATGGCTCCCTTACCAGGGCAACGTCCGCAAACGACTAGAGTAATTTTGCAGCGATTAGAGCGCTTACCACTTAAATCAAAGCTTTACCGTGTAATAACATCGAAATCATTTCAACTTGGCGCGGGTATTTTCGGGGCTTTAAGTTTATTTGGTTTGTTCTATGTATCACTCCCTTTTATAGCTAATTATTATCTAGAGCAAGGAAAAAAATCTCAACAAGAAAATCGGTTTGCAGATGCTCAAAATCACTTTAAGCAAGCAATTAAATATAATTCTAATCTAACTGATTCAATCTCCCAGTTTTATTTTGACCAAGCAGATCGGCGTGGAAATACTCTTGAAACTTCTCGAAAATACTATGAGCTAGCTATCAATTTTAATCCTAAATATGAAGATGCCTATACTAATTTGGCTTTAATATGTCAAGAGATATCGGACGAAAACTGTATTAAAACTACCTATGAGACACTTTTTAGATTAAATCCTAAGTCATGGTTAGGGCATTATACACTGGGAAGTTTTTATGATGATAGGACGGAATATAGATTAGCAGAAGAACAATATAAGTTAGCTATAAAAAATAATAGCCAAGCCGTAGCTGCAATTAATAATTTATCCAGACTAAAGAATATAACTGGTGATTATAATACAGCAGTTTATTTAGCTTTAGACGGGTTACAAAAAACTAAAGATCCTGAAAGCCAAGCTACTTTATACAAGAATCTAGGCTGGGCAAAATTAGGGCAAAAAAAGTATAGCGAGGCGAAGGAATATTTAGAAAAAGCGACAGACTTGGATTCCAAAAGAACAGATGCTTACTGCCTGCTAGCACAAGTGCATGAAGCTTTAGGTGAAATTAATCATGCAAGGATATCCTGGGAAGTCTGCTTGGTTGCAGAATCTAATCAGTTAGAGGTTCAGCAATGGAGGAAGCAAGTACTAAAACGGTTATTGGGAGATATTGTACCAGGATCTTCACCATAG
- a CDS encoding NACHT domain-containing protein, with the protein MDFRAESRFKSTTPSPILPQEHGVLGQRFSASVDFEEAFAVVDNLVLAQRRKRLSLPEILVLRAAWDGKEYKDVVTNSTYSLNYLQRRVAPPLWNMLSKTIGDGERVEKQSLRYFLERVTKEYQSQDAIHQKQTFLANNQIQVIGSKSPNISSFYGRVQELIHLKELTIKQRCVLLVGVAGIGKSALAAKLLEELRFESKPKFDCLIWKSVAHAPLVQDLVADLIELIQPPQISYSLPEHTQSMISVLIKQLQSRPSLLVLDACEALFQTINFQQQREYGLFFRRLTEELSQSCVIITSRVFPDDLESLIGAELPIDFLKVEGLEANAALQLLSSKGLTNQEKCNDLIKTYRGNPSELKAVVNRINHFFASSTEKFFENPTTLVSDQFQEMLNHLFSNLLSEIQKQIMIYLAGKITSNLQSIGFDQLLNNMNYETKSSVSKFEIIKALEVLEKNSLIEVIKDPITEEISFNLEPVIKKYIKTDPLGLIHTSNASASPNLPIAS; encoded by the coding sequence ATGGATTTTAGGGCTGAATCAAGATTTAAGTCTACTACCCCTTCTCCCATTCTTCCACAAGAACACGGGGTTTTAGGGCAGAGATTTTCTGCTAGTGTAGATTTTGAAGAAGCTTTTGCTGTAGTAGACAACCTAGTGTTAGCCCAAAGACGCAAACGCTTGTCTTTGCCTGAGATCCTTGTTCTTAGAGCAGCTTGGGATGGAAAAGAATATAAAGATGTAGTAACCAATTCGACTTATAGCCTTAACTACTTGCAAAGGCGTGTAGCCCCTCCCTTGTGGAATATGCTTTCAAAAACGATTGGAGATGGCGAACGAGTTGAAAAACAAAGCTTGCGATATTTTTTAGAGCGAGTAACAAAGGAGTATCAATCTCAAGATGCCATACATCAAAAACAAACATTCCTTGCTAATAATCAGATACAAGTGATTGGGAGTAAATCACCTAATATATCCAGTTTTTATGGGCGTGTACAAGAACTAATACATTTAAAAGAGTTAACAATCAAACAGAGATGCGTATTGCTAGTAGGGGTAGCAGGAATTGGCAAAAGCGCATTAGCAGCAAAACTATTAGAAGAACTTCGTTTTGAGTCTAAACCTAAATTTGACTGTTTAATCTGGAAATCAGTGGCCCATGCACCATTAGTTCAAGACTTAGTAGCTGATTTAATCGAGCTAATCCAGCCTCCGCAAATCTCTTATAGTTTGCCTGAGCATACACAGTCCATGATTTCAGTGTTGATCAAGCAGTTGCAATCACGTCCCTCTCTGCTGGTATTAGATGCCTGTGAAGCTTTATTTCAAACGATTAACTTTCAGCAACAACGAGAGTATGGATTATTCTTTCGTCGCTTAACAGAGGAGCTATCTCAAAGCTGCGTAATTATAACTAGTCGAGTTTTTCCTGATGATCTTGAGAGTTTAATAGGAGCTGAATTACCTATTGATTTTCTGAAAGTGGAAGGTTTAGAAGCAAACGCCGCATTACAACTATTATCTAGCAAAGGATTAACAAATCAAGAAAAATGTAATGATTTAATAAAAACTTATAGAGGTAATCCTTCAGAACTAAAAGCAGTAGTCAATCGAATTAATCATTTCTTTGCAAGTAGCACCGAAAAATTTTTTGAAAACCCAACTACATTAGTTAGTGACCAGTTCCAAGAAATGCTCAATCATTTATTCAGCAACTTATTGAGCGAAATTCAGAAGCAAATTATGATTTATTTAGCAGGAAAAATAACTTCAAATTTACAATCTATTGGGTTTGATCAACTATTGAATAACATGAATTATGAGACAAAAAGCTCTGTTTCAAAATTTGAGATAATTAAGGCATTAGAAGTACTTGAAAAAAACTCATTAATTGAAGTTATTAAAGACCCTATTACAGAAGAAATCAGCTTTAATCTAGAACCAGTAATTAAAAAATATATTAAGACAGATCCACTTGGATTGATACATACATCTAATGCTTCTGCTTCACCCAATTTACCGATTGCATCTTAA
- a CDS encoding fertility inhibition FinO-like protein: MIEGKLEVTIKINELPQPNTVGNGLQQFGLNCDGLIISVTVKRKIYKKLTDAASSNYLQWVAAMSNDKPRSVYALNLGQQTQNGLCCMNPIYKFSSASLNQRQKPRLVMLEPG, from the coding sequence ATGATTGAAGGAAAACTAGAAGTAACAATCAAAATCAACGAACTTCCTCAGCCCAACACTGTAGGAAACGGTTTGCAGCAGTTTGGCCTAAACTGTGATGGACTCATCATTTCAGTCACAGTTAAACGTAAAATTTACAAGAAGCTGACCGATGCCGCCAGTAGTAATTATCTACAGTGGGTAGCAGCGATGTCTAATGACAAGCCGCGAAGCGTCTACGCTCTTAATCTCGGTCAGCAAACACAAAACGGGTTGTGCTGCATGAACCCAATATACAAGTTTTCGAGCGCAAGCTTAAACCAAAGGCAAAAGCCACGGCTGGTGATGCTTGAGCCAGGGTAA
- a CDS encoding plasmid replication protein, CyRepA1 family, which translates to MNSTTIEYPNNLTAAEYHELLTGSAIHPALIKRNFFHIEGESVYDYLFISDKIPRKNAGRVTDGYIKMYQHLLLGGTWIQSLDPFKNWQPMEWGRLKPNFPRFDWEKGKPVKYESPPKTANRVTYFDVPNYILNLVARRYNVSNIAQVLFAKRGKKLWVKSRKNRIRNCVLLPWLLQLGQTTATQWQQIVLLSSRIALCIKGILNPLMFWSGVKQQKQKNIDSQQKDLQITFWEWVKQHPEIPIILCEGEKKASCLLSLGFVAIALPGIWNGRVGKQDLDERLHPDLVPMALSGRKFIILFDHETSSKTRWSVFQATVRTAKAIESAGCLCEVALLPGPEKGVDDFVVARGEDANAILTAIIDDAKSLADYQRSYRAKKWGLSKYKPDVTINIKYLSEALCIPELEEKCLRVPELYDLEKEQLFTPSIKGHPPNKESTDSGGVDSSKSKKSPTFNFPKSGLVVLWSDMGTGKTELMRWWRDQNPNARFLNNGHRVNLLKNLALRLRTAMYSDLGYTGLAQAQALSITIDSLHKLNTQSLKYGCIFIDEACQYLTHLLHSNTCKQHRAAILEVLEYIVYNAPLVVIADAHMDDLTVDFFLAMRPKGEVPYIVKNEFRNGGRTIYWYEGSNNSALVAQISAALMLGEKIMVASDSKRFIKKLDKSFTIKYEQSNSDKSHTSQKWRIWSVHSDNSGSDENVAFIKDITNAVKNFDALFTSPSLGTGLDISEYHFDVVFGVFHGVSQTATECAQQLYRYRPKVPFHIWVAKRPPFGYKDTNATKIKERLLQTNEMTAFLLRIDRQTGKRGAEKDWALEAYCQIMANRHYSLNNLRDDLRSLLTEMGNTFIYVGSDSDPQSLESLKAAAQALDSAHNSAVARAKNITLSEYRARQSKDYLDPNEIFECEKFRISDSYGIEVTESLVEMDKGGRLIRAIAGLEAILAKPEESFTDPKTGQSYPTPPTIVTQKDRTERDNLPLCIDWGNYSARWLARFNLGLHQILTSLMKGDEVTADDPTLLKMTEIAKNCAAHVKAILGFTIPLDCKPIWLLGTLIEQLGLKLTFRKLGKRGQQVKLFSLSKEELEFAMHVIAHRVEKRNQKENRTYYAPKTSAVYSVSPNQQPVSTPPPDAIGNSHCQGEDTTDESRGAEEQRSRGVEELRNKEEICTSSFPSAPLPPCPSALFTDRVTLLHCVEILRSGISRGVDAIKGILKRWTGDLRWETVLELEAIAASELRLVESQVPEFYEWLSEEVLPMEWAG; encoded by the coding sequence ATGAATAGCACAACAATTGAATACCCAAACAATCTCACGGCTGCTGAATACCATGAGTTGCTAACTGGTAGCGCCATTCATCCGGCGTTGATTAAGCGCAACTTCTTCCATATCGAAGGAGAATCAGTTTACGATTACCTGTTCATCTCCGACAAAATTCCACGCAAGAATGCAGGTAGAGTCACGGATGGATACATAAAAATGTATCAGCATCTATTACTGGGTGGGACGTGGATTCAATCACTTGACCCCTTCAAGAACTGGCAACCGATGGAGTGGGGGCGACTTAAGCCCAACTTTCCACGCTTTGATTGGGAAAAAGGTAAACCAGTTAAATACGAGTCGCCACCCAAGACAGCAAACCGCGTTACCTATTTCGATGTTCCCAACTATATTTTAAATCTTGTTGCACGGCGCTATAACGTTTCCAATATTGCACAAGTGCTTTTTGCAAAACGTGGGAAAAAGCTTTGGGTCAAAAGTCGAAAGAACAGAATTCGCAATTGCGTTCTGTTGCCTTGGCTCTTGCAACTAGGACAAACTACGGCAACGCAATGGCAGCAAATCGTGCTGTTAAGTTCTCGAATAGCACTGTGTATAAAAGGCATACTTAATCCCCTAATGTTTTGGTCAGGGGTAAAGCAGCAGAAACAGAAGAACATTGACTCTCAGCAGAAAGATTTACAAATCACCTTCTGGGAGTGGGTAAAACAGCATCCAGAGATTCCGATTATCTTATGCGAAGGGGAGAAGAAAGCCTCTTGCTTGCTCTCTTTGGGGTTTGTAGCGATCGCACTCCCCGGAATTTGGAACGGGCGCGTGGGCAAACAGGATCTTGATGAACGGCTGCATCCTGACTTAGTACCAATGGCTCTCTCTGGGCGCAAGTTCATAATTCTTTTTGACCACGAGACTTCTTCTAAAACCAGGTGGTCGGTATTTCAAGCTACTGTTCGCACTGCAAAAGCAATTGAGTCTGCTGGTTGCTTATGTGAAGTTGCATTACTGCCGGGGCCAGAAAAAGGCGTTGATGATTTTGTTGTGGCGCGGGGCGAAGATGCTAACGCAATACTTACCGCAATCATCGATGATGCCAAATCACTTGCCGATTACCAGCGCTCGTATCGGGCTAAGAAATGGGGACTTAGCAAATACAAACCAGATGTCACTATTAATATCAAGTATCTCTCTGAAGCTTTGTGCATTCCTGAACTTGAAGAAAAATGCTTGAGAGTGCCTGAGCTTTATGATCTTGAAAAGGAACAACTTTTCACGCCATCTATAAAAGGACATCCTCCAAACAAAGAGTCTACGGATTCTGGCGGAGTTGATTCATCCAAATCGAAGAAATCCCCTACCTTCAATTTCCCAAAATCAGGACTAGTCGTACTGTGGAGCGACATGGGTACAGGGAAAACTGAACTCATGCGCTGGTGGCGTGACCAAAATCCTAACGCACGGTTCCTCAACAATGGACATCGCGTAAATTTGCTGAAAAATCTTGCCCTTCGCTTGCGGACGGCGATGTACTCCGACTTGGGTTACACAGGTTTAGCGCAGGCGCAAGCTCTTAGTATTACTATTGACAGCTTGCACAAGCTTAATACCCAATCCCTAAAGTACGGCTGCATTTTTATTGATGAAGCTTGCCAATACCTCACCCACCTACTACACAGTAATACTTGCAAACAACATAGAGCCGCAATTCTGGAAGTACTGGAATATATAGTATACAACGCCCCACTGGTTGTCATCGCTGATGCACACATGGATGACCTGACAGTGGACTTCTTTCTGGCGATGCGACCCAAAGGTGAAGTTCCTTACATCGTCAAAAACGAATTCCGAAATGGGGGTCGCACTATATATTGGTACGAAGGCAGTAATAATAGCGCCCTAGTTGCCCAAATCTCAGCAGCCCTGATGCTAGGTGAGAAAATCATGGTTGCAAGTGACTCCAAGCGTTTTATCAAAAAACTCGACAAGTCATTTACTATCAAATACGAACAATCTAACTCTGACAAATCCCATACATCCCAAAAATGGCGCATCTGGTCGGTTCATTCCGATAATTCTGGCAGTGATGAAAATGTCGCTTTCATCAAAGATATCACCAACGCCGTCAAAAACTTTGATGCCTTGTTCACCTCTCCCAGTCTCGGTACTGGTCTAGATATTTCTGAGTATCATTTTGATGTTGTATTTGGTGTGTTTCACGGCGTTTCCCAAACTGCTACTGAATGCGCCCAACAACTGTACCGCTATCGTCCAAAAGTCCCGTTTCATATTTGGGTGGCAAAGCGTCCTCCCTTTGGTTACAAGGATACTAATGCTACTAAGATTAAAGAGCGCTTGCTCCAAACCAATGAAATGACCGCTTTTCTGTTGCGGATTGACCGTCAAACAGGTAAACGGGGAGCGGAGAAAGATTGGGCGCTTGAGGCTTACTGCCAAATTATGGCTAACCGCCACTATTCTCTAAATAATCTGCGTGATGATTTGCGATCGCTGCTCACCGAAATGGGCAATACATTTATATATGTGGGCAGTGATTCAGATCCTCAATCTCTTGAAAGTCTTAAAGCAGCAGCACAAGCTTTGGATAGTGCCCACAATTCGGCTGTTGCCAGGGCTAAGAATATTACTTTGAGCGAGTACCGTGCCCGTCAGAGCAAAGATTACCTTGACCCTAATGAAATTTTTGAATGTGAAAAATTCCGCATTTCTGATTCTTACGGCATCGAAGTAACCGAATCACTCGTAGAAATGGATAAAGGTGGTCGCTTAATTAGAGCGATCGCTGGACTTGAGGCCATTTTAGCAAAGCCCGAAGAATCGTTTACTGACCCCAAAACCGGACAAAGTTATCCTACACCACCAACAATTGTCACCCAAAAAGACCGCACCGAGCGCGACAATCTACCTTTGTGCATCGACTGGGGCAATTATTCGGCGCGGTGGCTGGCTAGATTTAACCTGGGGCTGCATCAAATTCTCACTTCTTTAATGAAGGGTGATGAAGTTACCGCCGATGACCCCACTTTGCTCAAGATGACGGAGATCGCTAAAAACTGTGCTGCTCACGTCAAAGCAATTCTTGGGTTTACTATTCCCCTAGACTGTAAACCTATTTGGTTGCTAGGCACTCTTATAGAGCAGCTGGGGCTAAAACTGACTTTCCGTAAACTTGGTAAACGGGGGCAACAGGTGAAACTTTTCTCTTTATCTAAAGAGGAATTAGAATTTGCAATGCATGTAATTGCTCATCGCGTGGAAAAGCGTAATCAAAAAGAAAATCGAACCTATTATGCCCCCAAAACCTCTGCTGTGTATAGTGTAAGCCCCAATCAGCAGCCCGTATCCACACCCCCCCCTGATGCTATAGGGAACTCCCATTGCCAGGGGGAGGATACTACAGATGAGAGCAGAGGGGCAGAGGAGCAGAGGAGCAGAGGAGTTGAAGAGTTGAGGAACAAAGAAGAAATTTGTACAAGTTCTTTCCCCTCTGCCCCCCTGCCCCCCTGCCCCTCTGCTCTCTTCACTGATCGCGTTACGCTACTCCACTGTGTAGAAATACTTCGCTCTGGTATTTCTCGTGGAGTGGACGCAATCAAAGGCATTCTTAAACGATGGACTGGGGATTTGCGCTGGGAGACAGTACTGGAACTTGAGGCGATCGCAGCGAGTGAACTGCGACTTGTGGAATCTCAAGTTCCTGAATTTTATGAATGGCTCTCAGAAGAAGTGTTGCCTATGGAGTGGGCTGGCTAG
- a CDS encoding tyrosine-type recombinase/integrase, which yields MTLSLVHITAHRKAIASLPVAQAEAKLIALWLEGKASSSIRAYQRYTRRFLDFLDKPLKKVTYEDLVEYASSFGGNAESTKRIYIACAKSLISFAHKIGYLPFNVGMALKLGELPDVINERYLDEADIKLLVRAANRHLADAKTAKRQYIALRNLLIIKLLYQAGLRASEICKLTWGDLTPRSDSGQVYVRKAKGSKNRTILIKPKLWAELIEFKGQALSTDAVFRSQKGGHLDRQNLHPIVKAIAQEAGLSELVSAHWLRHAHGSHAIERGTNPVLVKETLGHANLAITDRYLKARPNDSSALNLMDL from the coding sequence ATGACACTCTCTCTTGTCCACATAACAGCCCATAGAAAGGCGATCGCTTCCTTGCCAGTAGCGCAGGCGGAGGCGAAGTTGATTGCGCTGTGGCTGGAGGGAAAAGCGTCGTCTTCTATTCGGGCTTACCAGCGATACACTAGGCGATTTCTGGATTTTCTGGACAAGCCGCTCAAAAAAGTGACTTATGAAGACTTGGTAGAATACGCTAGTTCTTTTGGGGGCAATGCCGAAAGTACAAAGCGGATATACATAGCTTGTGCTAAAAGCTTGATTAGTTTTGCTCATAAAATTGGATATCTCCCTTTTAATGTGGGTATGGCACTAAAACTGGGTGAATTGCCAGATGTAATCAACGAACGCTATTTAGACGAAGCTGATATTAAATTGTTGGTACGGGCAGCCAATAGGCATTTAGCTGATGCGAAAACTGCCAAACGACAGTACATAGCCCTACGTAATTTGTTAATTATCAAACTCTTGTATCAGGCAGGGTTACGGGCAAGTGAAATCTGTAAATTGACTTGGGGAGATTTGACACCCCGCAGTGACAGTGGACAGGTGTACGTGAGAAAAGCCAAGGGGAGCAAAAATCGCACAATTCTCATTAAGCCGAAGCTGTGGGCGGAACTAATAGAGTTCAAAGGTCAAGCTTTATCTACAGACGCAGTGTTCCGAAGTCAAAAAGGGGGACACCTCGACCGTCAAAACTTGCACCCGATTGTTAAAGCGATCGCACAAGAAGCTGGATTAAGCGAACTAGTTTCTGCTCACTGGTTACGTCACGCCCACGGTTCTCACGCCATTGAACGCGGGACTAATCCTGTATTGGTGAAAGAAACTTTGGGTCATGCCAATTTAGCCATCACTGATCGCTATCTCAAAGCTAGACCTAATGACAGTAGCGCTTTAAACTTGATGGATCTTTAA